A window of the Helianthus annuus cultivar XRQ/B chromosome 4, HanXRQr2.0-SUNRISE, whole genome shotgun sequence genome harbors these coding sequences:
- the LOC110937966 gene encoding E3 ubiquitin-protein ligase PRT6 isoform X3, with translation MFRMEIDSSSSELHTPLLSPKDRILKRLSLIDVPEENLEHPSGIITFVRRNHSRLQEIFNAILPTDDEMEAAMKAESDPNIEDLLHESMVWLQWLMFDGDPAEMLQRLALMNAGKRGVCGSVWGHNDIAYRCRTCEHDPTCAICVPCFKNGNHKDHDYSIIYTGGGCCDCGDVTAWKRSGFCSKHKGAEQIQPLQEDIAKTLGPVLDYLLLYWKRKLKIAESNHQNRPTVDDNATEPKKATDVLTSAVVGMLLDFCKCSESLLSFVSGRLCSEVDLLDVVVRAEMFLSTEVVRKLHELLLKLLSDPFFKYEFAKAFLKYYPKVVNEAVKECKDSVFRKYLLLPTFSVQIFTVPTLTPRLVKEMDLLTMLLECLTNIFSSCSREDHRLQVSKWGNLYETTHRVVEDIRFVMSHSTIPKYMTCDRRDLSRTWMKLLAFVQGISPQKRETNIHIEEENENMHLPFVLGHSIANIHALLVAGAFSTEDESVSTTNKQDVDEQDILRHAKVGRLSQESSVSSVTARGTSMDCDSEAVGGNAESIPVLTSISWLMFECLRAIENWLKSDNTANTSGGLGAHQPRDTISAGFGDRVVDGDYTNELEALSLADWPEIEYDVSSQEISVHIPLHRLLSLVLQRALKRCYGESESSADSSVEFGDFFGHVLGGCHPYGFSAFVMEHPLRIRVFCSEVHAGMWRKNGDAAILSYEWYRSVRWSEQGLELDLFLLQCCAALAPADLYISRIIKRFGLSAYLNLDLERANEYEAALVQEMLNLIIQIVKERRFCGLTTTQCLQRELIYKLSTGNATHSQLVKSLPRDLSKLDQFQQILDTVAEYSYPSGIKQGMYKLRLEYWKELDLYHPRWNSRDLQVAEERYLRFCNVSALTNQLPKWSKVYPPLNGLAKVATCKTILQIIRAVLFYALFTDKLMPSRAPDGVLITALHLLSLALDISQAQIQSGDADNSIPLLAFAGEEISTGVNDGYDNQSLLSLLVSLMRINQKENVYSLVESGGFDLSSLIKNLLQKFAELDPGCLNKLQRLAPEVVNQLPHSTPSGDANNSASMSDSEKRKAKARERQAAIMKKMKAQQSKFMENISSSAESGLNDSNDAEESISEVANDPDGHEQVVCSLCHDASSKSPVSFLVLLQKSRVVSLLDKGPPSLEKEIQRSGKEQVSYSDEDLNTQTSSSSETMISSELMNLFQNTINEFSSTGQPQEVDAFLEFIKIRFPSLKDIHFPQTSHDNSSQPTTSSGDAFEENMYTQILDVMENDVMKDADFSSAECSSNESFLLGKYIASLSNELLNNSSPSVGGSRSKAQPSSVTSCLTYEGFGPSDCNGIYVSSCGHAVHQDCLDRYLRSLKERYTRRIDFEGGHIVDPDQGEFLCPVCRGLANSVLPDLPKEGTKDNGQLKSQILFSSDANDVFLLKQSLSLLQAAADVSSRSEFLKSFPVLHKRGTITNLESVIRLLHEMYFPGDDKLSGSNRLSDSMIMWDTLKYSLTSIEIAARSERTSSATNFSVDALYEELRSSSGFILSLLLKIVHRTRVQSSLDVLLRLMCIKKFAKSICCADTLNEPPSDTYRVEESVMSMLENADMGKRYPDIQFCAMASYPVLASDAFSTLMWILFCLPVPSMTSEKTFFPLVHMCYVVSITQAALTCFGLNESMNDLSHNDSLITDIFKFVGEHRFLSQYFVSNYMDNCRDLTESIRSLSFPFLRRCAVLWKLMNSSASTPFSGALRPSQTFGDRMDYSFGTPEESIEIDELEKMFNIPALDNIVNDEVARSLVKKWLQHIAKEFGVSNPSRVLHLTPVVPFKLMVLPHLYQDLLQRYIKQKCVDCGAVQDEPALCLLCGKLCSPSWKTCCRNNKCQTHAMSCGAGTGVFLLIRKTTILLQRSARQARWPSPYLDAFGEEDIEMHRGKPLYLNEERYAALSHMVASHGLDRSSKVLHQTSIGAFLML, from the exons ATGTTCAGGATGGAGATTGATTCCTCTTCATCTGAACTTCATACGCCTCTTCTTTCTCCCAAAGATCGTATACTCAAG AGGCTATCACTAATAGATGTTCCTGAAGAGAACCTTGAGCATCCGTCTGGAATAATCACATTTGTTAGAAGAAACCACTCGCGATTACAAGAAATATTCAATGCGATTTTACCAACAGATGATGAGATGGAGGCTGCAATGAAAGCAGAGTCAGACCCCAACATTGAAGATTTACTACACGAAAGCATGGTCTGGTTGCAGTGGTTGATGTTTGATGGTGATCCTGCTGAAATGCTACAACGACTGGCTTTGATGAATGCTGGGAAACGTGGCGTTTGTGGGTCTGTGTGGGGACACAATGACATAGCATACCGATGTAGAACATGCGAACATGATCCCACATGTGCGATTTGTGTCCCATGTTTCAAAAATGGTAACCATAAGGACCATGATTATTCAATCATATACACAGGTGGTGGATGCTGTGATTGTGGAGATGTGACGGCATGGAAACGTAGTGGATTTTGTTCTAAACATAAAGGAGCAGAACAGATACAGCCACTTCAAGAAGATATTGCAAAGACTTTAGGTCCTGTTTTGGATTATCTTCTTCTTTACTGGAAAAGAAAACTAAAAATTGCTGAGAGTAACCACCAAAACAGGCCTACTGTTGATGATAATGCTACAGAACCTAAAAAGGCCACAGATGTGCTGACATCAGCGGTGGTGGGGATGCTTTTGGATTTTTGTAAGTGCAGTGAAAGTTTGCTTAGTTTTGTTTCTGGAAGATTATGCTCGGAAGTCGATCTGCTGGATGTTGTTGTAAGGGCAGAAATGTTTTTAAGCACGGAAGTTGTCCGGAAGCTTCATGAATTACTTTTGAAGTTGCTCAGTGATCCTTTTTTTAAATATGAATTTGCAAAGGCTTTTCTAAAGTATTATCCCAAGGTTGTTAATGAAGCTGTGAAGGAGTGTAAAGATTCTGTTTTTAGAAAATATCTACTACTACCGACATTTTCTGTTCAAATTTTTACTGTCCCTACTTTGACCCCACGCCTCGTTAAGGAAATGGATCTTTTAACCATGCTTTTGGAATGTTTAACCAACATATTCAGTTCTTGTTCTCGAGAGGATCATCGACTACAG gTATCCAAGTGGGGAAATTTGTATGAAACAACACACCGTGTCGTTGAAGATATTAGATTTGTCATGAGCCATTCGACAATACCAAAATACATGACATGTGACAGGCGTGACCTATCAAGGACATGGATGAAATTGTTGGCTTTTGTGCAGGGAATTAGCCCTCAAAAAAGAGAAACCAATATTCACAtagaagaagaaaatgaaaaCATGCATTTGCCTTTTGTTTTAGGTCACTCCATTGCAAATATTCATGCTTTATTAGTGGCTGGTGCATTTTCCACTGAAGATGAATCAGTGTCCACTACAAATAAGCAGGATGTTGATGAACAAGACATTTTACGACATGCAAAAGTTGGGAGACTTTCACAGGAAAGCTCTGTATCTAGTGTGACTGCAAGGGGCACATCGATGGATTGTGATTCGGAAGCTGTTGGAGGGAATGCTGAAAGTATACCTGTTTTGACTTCAATTTCATGGTTAATGTTCGAGTGTTTACgggccattgaaaattggttgaAATCCGACAATACTGCGAATACGTCAGGAG GTCTTGGTGCTCATCAACCGCGTGACACCATTTCTGCAGGTTTCGGAGATCGTGTGGTGGATGGAGATTATACAAATGAATTAGAGGCTTTGAGTTTAGCAGACTGGCCTGAAATTGAATACGATGTTAGTTCACAGGAGATATCAGTACACATACCGTTGCATCGTTTGCTCTCGTTGGTTTTACAGAGAGCATTGAAGAGGTGTTATGGTGAATCTGAATCATCTGCTGACTCATCAGTTGAATTTGGTGATTTTTTCGGCCATGTGCTTGGTGGCTGCCACCCGTACGGGTTCTCTGCTTTTGTAATGGAACATCCTCTGCGTATTAGGGTTTTCTGTAGTGAAGTTCATGCTGGAATGTGGAGGAAGAATGGGGATGCTGCGATATTATCTTATGAGTGGTATCGCTCGGTTCGCTG GTCTGAGCAGGGTTTGGAACTTGATTTATTTCTTCTACAATGTTGTGCTGCATTAGCTCCAGCAGATCTGTATATTTCTAGAATCATAAAACGATTTGGTCTATCAGCTTATCTTAATTTGGATTTGGAAAGAGCAAATGA GTATGAAGCGGCTTTGGTACAGGAGATGCTAAATCTTATTATACAAATAGTAAAAGAAAGGCGATTTTGTGGATTAACTACAACTCAATGTCTTCAACGTGAGTTAATCTATAAGCTATCCACTGGAAATGCCACTCATAGTCAATTGGTCAAATCCCTTCCTCGTGACCTTTCTAAACTTGACCAGTTTCAACAAATTTTGGATACCGTAGCTGAGTACTCTTATCCATCTGGAATCAAACAG GGTATGTACAAATTACGCTTAGAGTACTGGAAAGAACTAGATTTGTATCATCCTCGTTGGAATTCGCGGGACTTACAAGTTGCGGAAGAACGATACTTGCGGTTTTGCAATGTTTCTGCATTAACCAATCAGCTTCCAAAATGGTCAAAGGTTTATCCTCCTCTTAATGGGTTAGCCAAAGTAGCTACATGCAAAACAATTCTACAAATCATTCGAGCCGTTCTTTTTTATGCGCTTTTTACCGATAAATTGATGCCATCACGCGCTCCTGATGGAGTTCTTATAACAGCATTGCACTTGCTATCACTAGCATTAGATATTTCTCAAGCGCAGATCCAATCCGGTGATGCGGATAATTCTATTCCGCTTTTAGCCTTTGCTGGTGAAGAAATATCGACGGGTGTAAATGATGGATATGATAATCAAAGCTTGTTATCACTTCTTGTGTCGTTAATGAGGATAAATCAAAAAGAAAATGTGTACAGTTTGGTGGAATCTGGTGGATTTGACCTTTCTTCTTTGATCAAGAATCTCCTTCAGAAATTTGCTGAGCTGGATCCTGGATGCCTCAATAAATTGCAAAGATTAGCGCCTGAAGTTGTTAATCAGCTCCCTCATTCTACGCCTAGCGGTGATGCAAATAACAGTGCTTCCATGTCTGATAGTGAGAAACGGAAGGCAAAAGCACGTGAGAGACAAGCTGCTATAATG AAAAAAATGAAGGCACAGCAGTCAAAATTCATGGAGAACATAAGTTCATCAGCAGAAAGTGGCTTAAATGATTCAAACGATGCTGAAGAAAGTATTTCTGAAGTTGCAAATGATCCAGATGGACATGAACAGGTAGTCTGTTCTCTCTGTCATGACGCAAGTTCCAAGTCTCCTGTGTCGTTTTTAGTTCTTCTCCAG AAATCTAGGGTTGTGAGTTTGCTCGATAAAGGTCCTCCATCATTGGAAAaagaaattcaaagatctgggaaGGAGCAAGTTTCATATAGCGATGAAGATTTAAACACTCAAACTTCAAGCAGTTCAGAAACAATGATATCATCTGAATTAATGAACTTATTTCAGAATACAATTAATGAATTTTCTTCTACTGGTCAACCACAAGAGGTTGATGCTTTTCTGGAGTTCATAAAAATCCGCTTCCCATCATTaaaggatattcattttcccCAAACGTCACATGATAATAGTAGTCAACCAACCACATCTTCGGGTGATGCATTTGAAGAAAATATGTACACACAGATTCTGGACGTTATGGAAAATGATGTTATGAAGGATGCGGATTTTTCATCAGCTGAATGTAGTTCAAATGAATCTTTTTTACTTGGGAAGTACATCGCATCTTTATCTAATGAACTGTTAAATAATTCGTCACCCTCTGTTGGTGGGTCGCGTAGCAAGGCACAACCAAGTTCAGTGACTTCATGTCTGACATATGAAGGTTTTGGACCGTCAGATTGCAATGGAATTTATGTTTCTTCATGTGGGCATGCAGTGCATCAGGATTGCCTTGATCGTTATCTACGGTCGCTGAAGGAAAG ATATACGAGAAGAATTGATTTCGAAGGAGGTCATATTGTGGATCCAGATCAG GGGGAGTTTTTATGTCCTGTTTGTCGAGGACTTGCAAATTCCGTGTTACCTGATTTACCTAAAGAAGGAACCAAGGACAACGGGCAATTAAAAAGTCAAATTTTGTTCTCTTCAGATGCTAATGACGTTTTTCTCCTTAAACAATCACTTTCTCTTTTGCAAGCTGCAGCTGATGTTTCTAGCAGGAGTGAATTTCTCAAATCATTTCCAGTGTTACACAAACGAGGAACAATCACAAATCTTGAATCCGTAATTCGTTTACTTCATGAAATGTATTTCCCAGGAGACGATAAACTTTCCGGATCAAATCGGTTAAGTGACTCCATGATCATGTGGGACACCCTCAAATATTCACTTACATCTATAGAAATCGCTGCTAGATCTGAAAGGACTTCCTCAGCTACCAATTTTAGCGTTGATGCTTTATATGAGGAGTTAAGGTCTTCTAGTGGGTTTATTTTGTCATTGCTGCTTAAAATTGTTCACCGTACCCGAGTTCAAAGCTCACTTGACGTTCTCTTAAGATTAATGTGTATTAAAAAGTTCGCAAAGTCGATCTGCTGTGCTGATACTCTAAACGAACCACCCAGTGACACCTACAGAGTTGAAG AAAGTGTGATgagtatgttggaaaatgctgaTATGGGCAAACGATACCCAGATATTCAGTTTTGTGCAATGGCATCGTACCCTGTTCTCGCATCGGATGCTTTCTCGACTTTAATGTGGATCCTATTTTGTCTTCCGGTGCCTTCTATGACATCTGAAAAAACATTTTTTCCTCTTGTTCATATGTGCTATGTTGTCTCCATAACTCAG GCTGCATTAACATGCTTTGGATTAAACGAGTCTATGAATGATTTGAGTCACAATGATTCTCTTATCACCGACATTTTTAAGTTTGTGGGTGAACATAGATTTTTAAGCCAATATTTTGTTTCCAACTATATGGACAACTGTCGTGATCTTACCGAGTCAATTCGTAGCCTGAGTTTTCCATTTCTCCGAAGGTGTGCAGTGTTGTGGAAATTAATGAACTCTTCGGCTTCAACACCATTTAGTGGGGCCCTTAGACCATCACAAACATTTGGAGATAGAATGGATTACTCTTTTGGCACGCCAGAAGAATCTATTGAAATTGATGAGTTGGAGAAGATGTTTAATATTCCAGCGTTGGACAACATAGTTAATGATGAAGTGGCACGATCTTTGGTTAAAAAATGGTTGCAACACATTGCAAAGGAATTCGGAGTTAGTAATCCTTCACGGGTTTTGCACTTAACCCCTGTCGTCCCATTTAAGTTGATGGTTTTGCCACACCTATACCAGGATCTGTTGCAAAG GTACATAAAACAGAAGTGTGTTGACTGTGGAGCTGTTCAGGATGAACCCGCGTTATGCTTGTTGTGTGGTAAATTGTGCTCGCCAAGCTGGAAGACATGCTGCAG GAATAACAAGTGCCAAACTCATGCGATGTCTTGTGGGGCCGGCACTGGCGTATTTCTGTTGATTAGG AAAACTACAATATTACTTCAAAGATCTGCACGTCAGGCACGCTGGCCATCTCCTTACCTGGATGCATTTGGTGAAGAG GACATTGAAATGCATAGGGGAAAGCCATTATATTTGAATGAGGAACGTTATGCAGCTTTAAGTCATATG GTGGCTTCTCATGGACTTGATCGGAGTTCAAAAGTGCTGCATCAAACATCAATTGGTGCTTTCCTAATGCTTTAG